A genomic segment from Diospyros lotus cultivar Yz01 chromosome 5, ASM1463336v1, whole genome shotgun sequence encodes:
- the LOC127802722 gene encoding ankyrin repeat-containing protein At5g02620-like isoform X1 gives MDPALYKAAMEGNTGVLCLYKDRLGHQLTPRNNTVLHVVAQFQDNRECVKEMLIQEPSLLRQVNSKGETALHIAARRGCSVTVKELLAFAKNRADPESDVAVTKELLRMATLEKDTALHEAVRNNHLGVVELLLEEDPDLSYAAANSAGETPLYLAAEGDYHEIVSAILGGTCRNQANGGPNGRTALHAAVITQCSSCVKKLLDKDQDLIKIGDTYGWTPLHFAAYCNSVTITNQLLDVDKSIAYLTANEDDKMTALHVAAQRGAQDPMRELWLRCPDCLEMVNERGQNVLHIAIDNGNSALINDLHNSPFPVSNLLNEKDIDGNTPLHLLATSYNNMIGLIRYPAVDKGAFNKKNQTPLQVIMSEDSTYKEAYIKELNKANAPWGYRNLVSEDKDGRLVKESKEKTAGKPPKVFDTIILVATLVATVTFAASFTVPGGFDSNQGPNEGMAVLVRKAAFKAFVISNTIAVTFSISALILLLVTSYQQTSWHTWVNNMSRPFTWGWNFLIVSLVAMMVSLITGSFAVLANSMGLVVSVCAIGCVGFLIFWVSLCGMSFDIMYAMYTKFHFNHRYWPVVMFVSRIANLFSCD, from the exons ATGGATCCCGCACTGTACAAGGCAGCCATGGAAGGCAATACTGGAGTGCTTTGTCTATACAAGGACCGGCTCGGCCATCAATTGACCCCAAGAAACAACACTGTCCTCCATGTGGTCGCCCAGTTTCAGGACAACAGAGAATGTGTCAAAGAAATGCTGATCCAGGAGCCATCTCTACTTAGGCAGGTGAATTCCAAAGGGGAGACTGCCCTTCATATTGCAGCCAGGAGAGGGTGCTCCGTTACAGTCAAGGAGCTTCTTGCTTTTGCGAAAAACCGAGCCGATCCTGAGAGCGACGTTGCAGTCACCAAGGAGCTTTTGCGGATGGCAACGTTGGAGAAAGACACTGCCTTGCACGAGGCTGTTCGCAACAATCATCTTGGTGTGGTTGAGTTGTTGCTAGAAGAAGATCCAGACTTGTCCTATGCCGCCGCTAACAGTGCTGGAGAGACTCCACTTTACTTGGCTGCCGAGGGGGACTACCATGAGATCGTCTCAGCAATCTTAGGAGGAACTTGCAGGAATCAAGCTAATGGCGGCCCAAATGGAAGAACAGCCTTGCATGCTGCCGTCATTACCCAGTGCTCAA GTTGTGTGAAAAAATTACTAGATAAGGATCAAGACTTGATCAAAATAGGAGACACTTACGGATGGACGCCACTTCATTTTGCTGCGTATTGTAACTCGGTAACAATAACCAACCAACTTCTTGACGTGGATAAATCCATAGCATATCTCACTGCAAATGAAGATGACAAGATGACAGCTCTTCATGTAGCAGCTCAACGAGGCGCACAAGACCCGATGCGAGAACTTTGGTTGCGCTGTCCTGATTGCTTGGAGATGGTCAATGAGAGGGGTCAGAATGTTCTTCACATTGCAATAGATAATGGAAACAGTGCTCTGATTAATGATCTTCACAACTCTCCATTTCCCGTTAGTAATCTGCTCAACGAGAAGGACATAGATGGGAATACACCTCTTCATCTACTTGCAACTTCCTATAACAACATGATCGGACTGATAAGGTATCCTGCAGTGGATAAAGGTGCATtcaacaagaaaaatcaaactccGCTTCAAGTAATAATGTCTGAAGATTCAACTTACAaagag GCGTACATCAAGGAACTAAACAAAGCAAACGCTCCCTGGGGCTACAGAAACTTGGTCTCCGAAGACAAGGACGGGCGTCTTGTAAAAGAAAGCAAGGAGAAAACGGCTGGAAAGCCCCCTAAAGTTTTCGACACCATAATCCTAGTGGCCACCTTGGTAGCAACCGTAACCTTCGCCGCCAGTTTCACCGTCCCCGGCGGCTTCGACAGCAACCAAGGCCCAAACGAAGGCATGGCAGTTCTAGTCAGAAAAGCGGCCTTCAAAGCATTTGTCATCTCCAACACAATTGCTGTGACTTTCTCCATTTCTGCTCTGATTCTCCTTCTCGTCACATCCTACCAACAGACTTCGTGGCACACCTGGGTGAATAATATGTCCAGGCCATTTACCTGGGGCTGGAATTTCCTCATCGTATCCTTGGTGGCAATGATGGTTTCTCTCATCACCGGAAGCTTTGCCGTTTTGGCCAATTCCATGGGTCTCGTCGTTTCCGTTTGCGCCATTGGTTGTGTCGGCTTTCTCATTTTTTGGGTTTCGCTTTGCGGGATGTCTTTTGATATTATGTATGCCATGTACACCAAATTCCACTTCAATCATCGTTACTGGCCGGTTGTCATGTTTGTGTCGCGAATCGCTAATTTATTTAGTTGTGATTAA
- the LOC127802722 gene encoding ankyrin repeat-containing protein At5g02620-like isoform X2 has product MDPALYKAAMEGNTGVLCLYKDRLGHQLTPRNNTVLHVVAQFQDNRECVKEMLIQEPSLLRQVNSKGETALHIAARRGCSVTVKELLAFAKNRADPESDVAVTKELLRMATLEKDTALHEAVRNNHLGVVELLLEEDPDLSYAAANSAGETPLYLAAEGDYHEIVSAILGGTCRNQANGGPNGRTALHAAVITQCSSCVKKLLDKDQDLIKIGDTYGWTPLHFAAYCNSVTITNQLLDVDKSIAYLTANEDDKMTALHVAAQRGAQDPMRELWLRCPDCLEMVNERGQNVLHIAIDNGNSALINDLHNSPFPVSNLLNEKDIDGNTPLHLLATSYNNMIGLIRYPAVDKGAFNKKNQTPLQVIMSEDSTYKEIKI; this is encoded by the exons ATGGATCCCGCACTGTACAAGGCAGCCATGGAAGGCAATACTGGAGTGCTTTGTCTATACAAGGACCGGCTCGGCCATCAATTGACCCCAAGAAACAACACTGTCCTCCATGTGGTCGCCCAGTTTCAGGACAACAGAGAATGTGTCAAAGAAATGCTGATCCAGGAGCCATCTCTACTTAGGCAGGTGAATTCCAAAGGGGAGACTGCCCTTCATATTGCAGCCAGGAGAGGGTGCTCCGTTACAGTCAAGGAGCTTCTTGCTTTTGCGAAAAACCGAGCCGATCCTGAGAGCGACGTTGCAGTCACCAAGGAGCTTTTGCGGATGGCAACGTTGGAGAAAGACACTGCCTTGCACGAGGCTGTTCGCAACAATCATCTTGGTGTGGTTGAGTTGTTGCTAGAAGAAGATCCAGACTTGTCCTATGCCGCCGCTAACAGTGCTGGAGAGACTCCACTTTACTTGGCTGCCGAGGGGGACTACCATGAGATCGTCTCAGCAATCTTAGGAGGAACTTGCAGGAATCAAGCTAATGGCGGCCCAAATGGAAGAACAGCCTTGCATGCTGCCGTCATTACCCAGTGCTCAA GTTGTGTGAAAAAATTACTAGATAAGGATCAAGACTTGATCAAAATAGGAGACACTTACGGATGGACGCCACTTCATTTTGCTGCGTATTGTAACTCGGTAACAATAACCAACCAACTTCTTGACGTGGATAAATCCATAGCATATCTCACTGCAAATGAAGATGACAAGATGACAGCTCTTCATGTAGCAGCTCAACGAGGCGCACAAGACCCGATGCGAGAACTTTGGTTGCGCTGTCCTGATTGCTTGGAGATGGTCAATGAGAGGGGTCAGAATGTTCTTCACATTGCAATAGATAATGGAAACAGTGCTCTGATTAATGATCTTCACAACTCTCCATTTCCCGTTAGTAATCTGCTCAACGAGAAGGACATAGATGGGAATACACCTCTTCATCTACTTGCAACTTCCTATAACAACATGATCGGACTGATAAGGTATCCTGCAGTGGATAAAGGTGCATtcaacaagaaaaatcaaactccGCTTCAAGTAATAATGTCTGAAGATTCAACTTACAaagag ATAAAAATATAG